CGCCCGGCCACGCGGCGTTTACCGCCATGCGGGCCCGCGGCGCCAAGGCCACCGACGTGGTGATTCTGGTGGTGGCCGCCGACGACGGCGTGATGCCCCAGACCATCGAGGCCATCGAGCACTCCAAGGCGGCCGAAGTTCCCATGGTCGTCGCGGTCAACAAGATCGACAAGCCGGCGGCCGACCCGGACCGGGTGAAAAACGAGCTGTCCCAGCACGGCGTTATCTCCGAAGCGTGGGGCGGCGATACCCAGTTTGTCCACGTGTCGGCGAAAAGCGGGGAAGGCATCGACGAGCTGATCGAAGCCGTACAGCTGGTCTCCGAGGTGCTCGAGCTCAAGGCCGTTCCCGAAGCACCCGGCAAGGGCGTGGTGGTCGAGTCGCGCCTGGACAAGGGCCGCGGACCGGTGGCCACGGTGCTGGTACAGAACGGGACGCTGAAAAAGGGCGACATCGTGCTTGCCGGCCTGCACTACGGCCGCGTGCGCGCGCTGACCAACGAGCTTGCCAGGCAGGTCGACGAGGTTGGCCCGGCCATGCCCGTGGAAATCCAGGGGCTTGACGGCACACCCGAAGCCGGCGACGACTTCATGGTGGTGGACGACGACAAGAAGGCCCGCGAAGTGGCCAACTTCCGTCAGGGCAAGTACCGCGAAGTACGCCTGGCGCGCCAGCAGAAAGCCAAGCTGGAAAACATGTTCAGCCAGATGGAGAAAGACGAGGCGGCCAAGGTCAACGTGGTGCTCAAGGCCGACGTCCAGGGGTCGCTGGAAGCGATCAGGAGCGCGCTGGAAGAGCTCTCCACCGACGAGGTCGAGGTGGCCGTGGTGTCCTCCGGGGTAGGCGGCATCACCGGTACCGACGCCAACCTGGCGCTGGCCAGTGAGGCGCTGGTGATCGGCTTTAACGTCCGTGCCGACGTCGCCGCTCGTGAGATCATCGAGCGCGAAGGGCTGGAGCTGCGCTACTACAGCGTCATCTATAACCTGATCGACGAGGTCAAGCAGGCCATGAGCGGCAAGCTCGCGCCGGACTGGAAGGAAGAAATCGTCGGCGTGGCCGAGGTTCGCGACGTCTTCCGCGCCCCCAAGATCGGCGCCGTTGCCGGCTGCATGGTGGTGGAAGGCAGCGTCCATCGGCACAAGAAGATCCGCGTGCTGCGCGACAACGTGGTCATCTTCGAGGGCGAGCTCGAGTCGCTGCGCCGCTTCAAGGATGACGTCAACGAGGTTCGCAACGGCATGGAGTGCGGTATCGGCGTGAAGAACTACAACGACGTCCAGGTCGGCGACAAGATCGAGGTCTTCGACCAGGTCAAGGTCGAACGCACGCTCTAGAGCGCCTCAGGAGGCAGCATGCAGGAATTCAAGCGCACCGACCGGGTCGCCGACCAGCTGCAGAAGGAGCTGGCAGTGCTCATCCAGCGCGAGGTCAAAGATCCTCGCCTGGGCATGGTCACGCTGAGCAGTGTCAGCGTCAGCCGAGATCTGGGCTACGCCGACGTCTATTTCACCCTGCTTGGCGAGCAGGACCCGGCACGGGTGAAGGAAAACCTGCAGGCGCTCAGGCGTGCGGGCGGCTTTTTGCGCAGCCAGGTGGCCCGTCGGGTCAAGCTGCGCCACGTGCCCGAGCTGCGTTTTCACTACGATGAAAGCGTGGTCCGCGGCCAGCAGCTGTCGTCGCTGATTGACGAGGCGGTACAAACCGACCGCGAGCGCCACGCCGGTCAGGAGAGCGATGACGGCGACGAAAGCGGCGGCGGAGAACGCCGCTGATGGCGCGCCGTCGTCGCGGACTGCCGGTCAACGGCGTGCTGCTGCTGGACAAGCCCGCGGGCCTGTCCAGCAACCATGCCCTGCAGCGCGTGCGCCGGCTTTACCAGGCGCAAAAGGCCGGCCATACCGGTACCCTGGATCCCATGGCGACCGGCCTGCTGCCAATCTGCCTGGGAGAGGCAACCAAGTTCTCCTCTTGGCTGCTGGATGCCGACAAGGCCTACCGCACTCGGGTGGAGCTTGGCGTCATCACCGACACCGGCGACGCCGAAGGCAACGTCGTGGAGCGCCGCGAGGTGCCCGCGCTCGACGAAGCCTCGATCGAGGCGGTGCTCGAGCGTTTTCGCGGCGAGATCGACCAGGTGCCGCCGATGTACTCGGCGCTCAAGCACCAGGGGCGCAAGCTTTACGAGCTGGCCCGGGAAGGCAAGCACGTGGAGCGTGCAGCCCGGCGCATAAGCGTGTATGATGCCCGCCTCACGGCGTTGGATACCGCTTCGGACAATGATACCGTTTCGGGCAACGACGCCTTTGAACTGGAAATCCGCTGCAGCAAGGGCACCTATATACGTACCCTGGCAGAGGATATCGGCCTCGCACTCGGCTGCGGCGCCCACATCAGCGCGCTCAGGCGCCTTGCCACCGGCGCTTTCGACGCCGGCGGCATGTGGACGCTCGAGGCGCTTGAGCAGCTGGCGGACCAGCCCGCGCGGGAAGCCGTGCTGATGGCGCCGGACGTGCTCGTAACACACCTGCCGGCGCTTGCGCTGGATGACGCCGCCCACGGGCGGCTGATTCACGGCCAGCAGGCCTCGTTGGAAAGCGATCTGACCGAGGCGGCCACGGCAAGGCTTTACCACCAGCAGGCCTTTGTCGGCCTGGGGCGCGTGGTCCGGCAGGCAGACGGCGTTGCCACGGTGGCGCCAAAACGGCTGACAAGCCACCCCGCTGCAGTGCCGGGTAGCTGAACCGAGACTGCAAATATGCGTGGTCTCATCCCTTACATTTTCAGGCATATTGCTTACTGGAGAGACAGATGGCATTAACCGCTGAACAGAAAGCCGAAATCGTCAACGAATACGGCCGCGGCGAAAACGACACCGGATCCCCCGAGGTTCAGGTGGCCCTGCTGAGCGCCAACATCAACGGCCTGCAGGATCATTTCAAGAGCCACAGCCAGGATCACCACTCTCGTCGTGGCCTGATCCGCATGGTCAACCAGCGTCGCAAGCTGCTGGACTACCTGCACCGCAAGGACTACGAGCGCTATCGCTCCATCATCCAGCGTCTGGGCCTGCGCCGCTAAACAGAGCATCGCCGTGGAAAGAGAAACGCTGCGTCGTTTGCTGGCGCAGATATCTCTTTTCCCGGGCCGTCTCCAAACGGGTAGCCCCTGGCGGGGCTGCCCGTTTTGTTTTTCTGCTTTTAAAGAGCGCCTCTGGTGGCCGCTGTGCAGCCCAGCGCCTAGAATGGCCGGGAGACTGAAAAGATGCCACGTATCGACAAGTAGATTTCAATGCGAAAGGAAGAAGCTGCCGTGAATCCGGTTACAAAGACGTTCCAGTACGGTGATAGCACCGTTACGCTCGAAACCGGGCGTATTGCCCGCCAGGCGTCCGGCGCCGTCATGGTGACCATGGACAACACCGTGGTGCTTTGCACCGTGGTGGCCAAGAAAGAGGCCAATCCCGCCCAGCCGTTTTTTCCGCTGTCGGTGCACTACCAGGAAAAAACCTACGCGGTGGGCAAGATCCCCGGCGGCTTCTTCAAGCGCGAAGGGCGTCCCACCGAGAAGGAAACCCTGACCTCGCGGCTGATCGATCGGCCCATCCGCCCGCTGTTTCCCAAGAGCTTCATGAACGAGGTTCAGGTGGTGTGCACGGTGCTCTCCGCCGACCGCAATCAGGATCCGGATATCGCCGCCATGCTGGGGACTTCGGCAGCGCTGGGGATTTCCGGGGTGCCGTTCAACGGGCCCATCGGCGCGGCGCGGGTGGCCTTTAACGAAGAGCAGGGCTATTTCCTCAACCCCAGCGTCGAGGCGCTCGCCACCTCCGAGCTGAACATGGTGGTCGCGGGCACGCAAAACGCCGTGCTGATGGTCGAGTCAGAGGCCCAGGAGCTGCTCGAGGACGAAATGCTCGGGGCGGTGCTCTACGGCCACCAGGAAATGCAAACCGCCATCAGCGCGATTGACGCGCTGGTGGCCGAGGCCGGCAAGCCGCGCTGGGACTGGCAGCCGGTGCCGGGTAACCGCACCCTGGCCGCCAAGCTTGCCGAAGACTTCCGGGACAAGATCGGCGATGCCTATCGCATTACCGACAAGATGGCGCGCCAGGACGCGCTTTCTGCGCTGAAGGACGAGGCTCTCGAGGCGCTGGGCGAGGGCGACGCCGGGCCGGGAGACGGCCGCTTCCCCGAAGGCGAGGTCAAGGGCGCCTTTGCCGCGCTGGAAAAGCGCGTGGTGCGCGCCCGGATAGTGGGCGGTGAGCCGCGCATCGACGGGCGCGACAACCAGACGGTGCGCCCCATCGCCATTGACGTTGGCGCGCTGCCCAAGACCCACGGCTCGGCGATCTTCACTCGGGGAGAAACCCAGGCCATCGCCGTGGCGACGCTGGGTACCCTGCGCGACTCCCAGCTGGTGGAGTCGCTGGAGGGCGAGCGCAAGGATCGTTTTCTGCTGCACTACAACTTCCCGCCGTACTGCGTGGGCGAAGCCGGCTTCATCGGCGGGCCCAAGCGCCGCGAGATCGGGCACGGGCGTTTGGCACGGCGTGGCGTGCAGGCGATGCTGCCGGACGAAGATGCCTTTCCTTACACTATCCGCGTGGTGTCGGAAATCACCGAGTCCAACGGATCGAGCTCCATGGCTTCGGTGTGCGGCACCTCGCTTGCGCTGATGGATGCCGGCGTGCCGCTCAAGGCACCGGTCGCGGGCATTGCCATGGGGCTGGTCAAGGACGGCGACAGCTACGCCGTGCTCACCGACATCCTCGGTGACGAAGATCACCTGGGCGATATGGACTTCAAGGTCGCCGGTTCCGAAGAAGGCGTGACGGCCCTGCAGATGGACATCAAGATCGAGGGCATCAACGAGGAGATCATGGAGACTGCGCTGCAGCAGGCGCACCGGGCGCGCCTGGACATTCTCGGGCAGATGAACGCCGTGATAAACGCCAGCCGCGAGGAGGTCTCCGACAACGCGCCGTCCATGCTGACGCTGCAGATCGACGCCAAAAAGATCCGCGACGTGATCGGCAAGGGCGGGGCGACGATCCGCAAGATCACGGAAGACACCGGCGCCTCGGTCGATCTCGACGACGACGGCACCGTACGCATCTACGCCGAGGACAAGAAGGCCGCCAGGGCCGCTGCGGATACCGTGCTTGAAATTACCGCCGTGCCGGAGATCGGCAAGCTGTACCGCGGCAAGGTAGTGCGCATTGCCGACTTTGGCGCCTTCGTCAACATCATGCCGGGGACCGACGGCCTGGTGCATATCTCCCAGATCGTGCCCGAGCGGGTGGAAAACGTCCGCGACTACCTCAATGAAAACGACGAAGCCGTGGTCAAGGTGCTGGACGTGGACAACCGCAACCGGGTGAAGCTCTCGATCAAGGAAATCACCGAGGAAGACAAGGCGGCGTTTGCCGCCGCTGAGGCCGAGGCCAGCACCGACGGCTAAGGATCGCCGGCGCTTCGCTTGCCGCCCCTGTAGCGCCGCGCTGCAGGGGCGGCGGTGTTTCGGGCGGGGCAAAAGGGCCAACGCCGCGTAGCGCAAAAGCCATGCGACAGGGAAACAGACGGGAAAAGACGCGCCATGACAGAGTCCTCCGCCGACATGAACACAGCAGTCAGCCCCTGGTGGGGCGTGGCAGCCGTGATGGTCGGAATCTTCTTGCTGGTCACCGCCGAGCAGCTGCCCATCGGGCTTTTGTCCCAGGTGGCCGAGGCCCTGGACGTCACCCCGGGGACGGCGGGGCTGATGGTCACCGTGCCCGGGGTGATTGCGGCATTTTCCGCGCCGCTATTGCCGGTGGCCGTGGGCGAGCTGGACCGTCGCGTCATGCTCACCCTGATGATGCTGCTGATGGTGGCGGCAAGCGTGCTGTCGGCGCTCGCCGGCAGCTTCTGGCTGCTGCTCGGGGCGCGTGCGCTGGTCGGCATGAGTATCGGCGGCTTCTGGGCCATTGCCGGCGGCCTGGCGCCCAGGCTGGTGGCGGCCGACAAGGTACCCCGGGCGATGACGGTCATCTTTGGCGGCATTGCCGCCGCTTCGGTGCTGGGCGTGCCGCTGGGCACGCTGCTGGGCGAGTGGACCCATTGGCGGGTCGCGTTTGCGGCGCTGGGCGGACTCAGCCTGGCAACCGCCGCCGCGCTTTGGCGCTGGCTGCCCGATCTGCCGCCCCGGGAGCCGGTACGCCTGGCGACCCTGGGCGAGCAGCTGGCCACCCGGGGCGTGCGGGTGGCGGTGATGACCACGGGGCTGTTGGTGATCGGCCAGTTTGCCGCCTATACCTTTATCAGTCCGGTGCTGCAGCAGATCAGCGGCGTCGAGCGCGCCCACGTGGGCAGTCTGCTGCTTTTGTACGGTACCGCGGGGATTCTGGGCAACGTGGCGGCGGGGCTGTTTGCCGGGCGCCATCCCTACACCGCGGTATTGCTGATCCCGTGCGTGCTGGTGGCGGTGGTGGGCGGTTTCCCCTTGGTCGGCACGATGCCGGCCACGGGCATCGCCCTGCTGTTGGTATGGGGCGCGGTGTTTGGCAGCGTGGCGGTCAGCCTGCAGACCTGGCTCTTGCGCACCGCCCCCAACACCGAGGCGGCCAACGCCCTGATGGCCTTCGTGTTCAACTTTTCCATCGGCACCGGGGCGCTGTTCGGCGGTCGGCTGGTGGACGGCGTGGGGCTTGCCGGCACCCTTTGGGCGGCCACGGCGCTGTTCGTGGCCAGCGCCTTACTGGTGATTTCGACGCCTTCCAGACTGCTGGACAAGGCGCCTTCGGCGGCCGGCTAGCGCGGCTCAGTCGCGCTCCACGGCAAGCGCCACGCCCTGGCCGCCGCCGATGCACAGAGTAGCAAGACCCTTATGCGCGTCCCGGGCAATCATTTCGTGGATCAGGGTGACCAGTATCCGGCAGCCCGAAGCGCCGATGGGGTGGCCCAGAGCAATGGCGCCGCCGTTGACGTTGATGCGGTCGGTATCCCAGCCGAGCTCCTGGTTGACCGCCAGCGCCTGGGCGGCAAAGGCCTCGTTGGCTTCGATCAGATCGAGCTCGTTGATTTGCCAGCCGGCTTTGTCCAGGCAGCGCCGGGTAGCCGGCGCCGGGCCGATGCCCATGATTGCCGGATCTACCGCGGCGTTGGCGTAGCCGGCGATGCGGGCCAGCGGTGTCAAGCCCAGCGCCTCGGCCTTGGCGGCCGAACACAGCATGACCACGGCCGCGCCGTCGTTGATGCCCGAGGCGTTACCCGCGGTCACCCGGCCATCGGGCTTGAACGCCGGGCGCAGGCCGGCCAGTTTCTCGGTGGTCAGCGTGCGGGGGCCTTCGTCGGTGTCAAAATGGGTGACGTGGCCCTTGCGGCCGGGCACGGAAATGGGCGTGATCTGGCCGGCAAAGCGGCCGTTTTCGATGGCTTCGATAGCTTTCTGCTGGGAGGCGGCGGCAAAGGCGTCCATGGCCTCGCGGCTGATGCCGTACTGTTCGGCCAGGTTCTCGGCGGTGATGCCCATGTGGTAGTCGTTGAACGCGTCCCACAGACCGTCGTGGATCATCGAATCCACCGCGGTCCAGCTGCCCATGCGCTGGCCGTGGCGCGAGTGGGGCAGCAGGTGCGGCGCGGCGGACATGGTTTCCTGGCCGCCGGCAAGCACCACCTCGGCGTCGCCGCAGCGAATGGCCTGGGTGGCCAGATGCAGCGCCTTGAGGCCCGAGCCGCAGACCTTGTTGATGGTCATCGCCGGCACGCCCTCGGGCAGACCGCCGCCGATGGCTGCCTGGCGCGCCGGGTTCTGCCCGCTGCCGGCGGTGAGGACCTGGCCGAGGAGCACTTCGTCGACTTCCGCCGGGGTCACGCCGGTGGTGTGCATCACGTCCTTTATGACCTGAGCGCCCAGCTCGCTGGCGGGCATATCCGCCAGCGAACCGCCGAACGTGCCGATGGCACTGCGCTTGGCGGCGACTATCACTACGTCTTGCATGCAAACCTCCAGAATGTGAATTCGGCATGGTGGGCCACCTGGTTCTTCCGGCCAATCAGGTGGCGTTTATGTCTCGTTTGCCCGTCGCCTGCGGCAGGCTAATTGGCCTGTCTCAGGGGGTAGCGCTTCCAGCGAGACCAATTATCCGGCGTTTCATGGTGAGAAGAAAGTCAAGACTAAAAGAACGTCAGACCCAGGCTGATAATGCCTCCCGTAATGAATAACAGCACCAGACAATACCCCATAATGTCCTTGGCCTTCAGTCCGGCAATGGCCAGCACTGGCAGTGCCCAGAATGGCTGTAACAGGTTGGTCCAGGCATCGCCCCATGCCACGGCCATAGCCACGCGAGGGATGTCAGCGCCCAGTTCCTGAGCGGCTGGAATCATCACAGAGGCCTGCACGGCCCACTGACCGCCGCCAGAGGGCACGAAAAGGTTGACCAAGCCTGCGCTGATGAAGCTCCAGAACGGCAGCGAGGAGCCGCTGGCGATGGAGGCAAAGCCACTGGAGATGGTGGCTGCCAAGCCTGATTGGACCATAACCGCCATAATGCCGGCGTAAAACGGAAACTGAATGGCAATCCCGGCACCGCCTTTTATGGCCTCATTAAGACTATCCAGCAGCCGATGCGGCGTTTGGTGCAATACAATAGCCAGAAATAGAAACATGAAGTTGACGATATTCAGATTCAGCCCGCCGCCCTTGACAAAATATTGAAAAAGAAAGGCAAGCCCTGAAAAGCCCACGAGCCAGGCGAGAGTACGGCTGTTTTCAAGACGTTCGGCCGGCCGTGTGATGACGGGATCAGCTTCCTGTTTTTCCTCAATTAATTGAGGATCAACAAAGATGCTTTCTGCTTTCGGCGGTAACATCAGACGGTTGATCAGCGGAACCATGAGGAAGAGGAGAGCCACAATTGCCAGATTGAAGAAGGCAAATATGGTTTGTTCGGTGCCGATAACTCCGATCATCTCCTGGGTAAAGTGCCCTTCAGTGGCAATCGTCAGAGGAATTGAGCCTGCCAGGCCGGCGTGCCAGACAACAAAACCTGAGTAGGCGCTGGCAACTAGAAGCGGGTAGTGCACCTGGATACGACGTGCCAGTGCCTTTGCAAAAAGAGCGCCAACGACCAGCCCGAACCCCCAGTTGATCCAGCTTGCCGTTAGCGCCACGAAGGTGACCAGGATAATGGCTTGGCCGGAAGAGTGGGCAAGCGAGGCGAGCCTGTCCAGAATGCCCTTGACCAGCGGCGTGTTGGCAAGCATGAATCCGGTGACCAGCACCAGCAGCATCTGCATGGAAAAAGTGAGCAGATCCCAAAACCCTTCGCCCCACATAGCGACCACAGAAGCTGGCGATTGCCCTTCGACCACCATTGCCGCGATAAAGGCCACCAGGGTGAGTAGCAATACAAAAATGTAAGGGTCCGGCAGGTAACGCTCGACAAGCCGAACAAAGGGCTTGGAGACATGATTCAGCATGAGTCACTCCAGGTTGTTATGGTTGTGGAGCAAGGGGGTATCAAGGCCAGGGCCGAGTCCAGCCACGGCTCTCCTTAGAGAGGCTTATATTTTATTCATCCATGCCCTGGATGGCGGCTGGCTGGGCAGGCCTTGATTCGGCAATTGTCAGGCGGAAATAGCCATTTCCGGCACGCTGTCGGGAATCAGGAGCTTGCCTTCTGTTTTTTCGATAATCTCTTCAACGCTGACGCCCGGTGCGCGCTCTTTGAGAACAAAAGCCCCGTTCTCGATTTCCAGATACGCAAGG
This DNA window, taken from Halomonas piscis, encodes the following:
- the infB gene encoding translation initiation factor IF-2, with product MSDMTVKDFAAKVGRDTSRLLEQMKNAGLSHTSENDVVSEADKQTLLNSLKKNHGGSGDANKNRITLTRKTRSRIKTGERGKTIDVQVRKKRTYVKRAEAEKPKAPEPEHTGPRQLVGDMAEAEAERKAREAEEQKAADAQRAADEAERKLAEEKAKSAETPTELEIPVPDFDGGSASGEDGPPAPPKEGRSDRRSAPAKKAAKKKGRRDAQDSRSDREERRRGGKKAKRAERRGGSRRGGGQSGGKHGFQKPTQPIVREVSIPESISVAELADKMSIKANEVIKAMFTMGAAVTINQTIDQDTAVIVVEEMGHKPKLVKDDALEEEVLESISYEGEEIIRAPVVTVMGHVDHGKTSLLDYIRKAKVATGEAGGITQHIGAYHVEGNHGGATFLDTPGHAAFTAMRARGAKATDVVILVVAADDGVMPQTIEAIEHSKAAEVPMVVAVNKIDKPAADPDRVKNELSQHGVISEAWGGDTQFVHVSAKSGEGIDELIEAVQLVSEVLELKAVPEAPGKGVVVESRLDKGRGPVATVLVQNGTLKKGDIVLAGLHYGRVRALTNELARQVDEVGPAMPVEIQGLDGTPEAGDDFMVVDDDKKAREVANFRQGKYREVRLARQQKAKLENMFSQMEKDEAAKVNVVLKADVQGSLEAIRSALEELSTDEVEVAVVSSGVGGITGTDANLALASEALVIGFNVRADVAAREIIEREGLELRYYSVIYNLIDEVKQAMSGKLAPDWKEEIVGVAEVRDVFRAPKIGAVAGCMVVEGSVHRHKKIRVLRDNVVIFEGELESLRRFKDDVNEVRNGMECGIGVKNYNDVQVGDKIEVFDQVKVERTL
- the rbfA gene encoding 30S ribosome-binding factor RbfA, whose amino-acid sequence is MQEFKRTDRVADQLQKELAVLIQREVKDPRLGMVTLSSVSVSRDLGYADVYFTLLGEQDPARVKENLQALRRAGGFLRSQVARRVKLRHVPELRFHYDESVVRGQQLSSLIDEAVQTDRERHAGQESDDGDESGGGERR
- the truB gene encoding tRNA pseudouridine(55) synthase TruB, coding for MARRRRGLPVNGVLLLDKPAGLSSNHALQRVRRLYQAQKAGHTGTLDPMATGLLPICLGEATKFSSWLLDADKAYRTRVELGVITDTGDAEGNVVERREVPALDEASIEAVLERFRGEIDQVPPMYSALKHQGRKLYELAREGKHVERAARRISVYDARLTALDTASDNDTVSGNDAFELEIRCSKGTYIRTLAEDIGLALGCGAHISALRRLATGAFDAGGMWTLEALEQLADQPAREAVLMAPDVLVTHLPALALDDAAHGRLIHGQQASLESDLTEAATARLYHQQAFVGLGRVVRQADGVATVAPKRLTSHPAAVPGS
- the rpsO gene encoding 30S ribosomal protein S15 → MALTAEQKAEIVNEYGRGENDTGSPEVQVALLSANINGLQDHFKSHSQDHHSRRGLIRMVNQRRKLLDYLHRKDYERYRSIIQRLGLRR
- the pnp gene encoding polyribonucleotide nucleotidyltransferase is translated as MNPVTKTFQYGDSTVTLETGRIARQASGAVMVTMDNTVVLCTVVAKKEANPAQPFFPLSVHYQEKTYAVGKIPGGFFKREGRPTEKETLTSRLIDRPIRPLFPKSFMNEVQVVCTVLSADRNQDPDIAAMLGTSAALGISGVPFNGPIGAARVAFNEEQGYFLNPSVEALATSELNMVVAGTQNAVLMVESEAQELLEDEMLGAVLYGHQEMQTAISAIDALVAEAGKPRWDWQPVPGNRTLAAKLAEDFRDKIGDAYRITDKMARQDALSALKDEALEALGEGDAGPGDGRFPEGEVKGAFAALEKRVVRARIVGGEPRIDGRDNQTVRPIAIDVGALPKTHGSAIFTRGETQAIAVATLGTLRDSQLVESLEGERKDRFLLHYNFPPYCVGEAGFIGGPKRREIGHGRLARRGVQAMLPDEDAFPYTIRVVSEITESNGSSSMASVCGTSLALMDAGVPLKAPVAGIAMGLVKDGDSYAVLTDILGDEDHLGDMDFKVAGSEEGVTALQMDIKIEGINEEIMETALQQAHRARLDILGQMNAVINASREEVSDNAPSMLTLQIDAKKIRDVIGKGGATIRKITEDTGASVDLDDDGTVRIYAEDKKAARAAADTVLEITAVPEIGKLYRGKVVRIADFGAFVNIMPGTDGLVHISQIVPERVENVRDYLNENDEAVVKVLDVDNRNRVKLSIKEITEEDKAAFAAAEAEASTDG
- a CDS encoding MFS transporter, giving the protein MTESSADMNTAVSPWWGVAAVMVGIFLLVTAEQLPIGLLSQVAEALDVTPGTAGLMVTVPGVIAAFSAPLLPVAVGELDRRVMLTLMMLLMVAASVLSALAGSFWLLLGARALVGMSIGGFWAIAGGLAPRLVAADKVPRAMTVIFGGIAAASVLGVPLGTLLGEWTHWRVAFAALGGLSLATAAALWRWLPDLPPREPVRLATLGEQLATRGVRVAVMTTGLLVIGQFAAYTFISPVLQQISGVERAHVGSLLLLYGTAGILGNVAAGLFAGRHPYTAVLLIPCVLVAVVGGFPLVGTMPATGIALLLVWGAVFGSVAVSLQTWLLRTAPNTEAANALMAFVFNFSIGTGALFGGRLVDGVGLAGTLWAATALFVASALLVISTPSRLLDKAPSAAG
- a CDS encoding acetyl-CoA C-acetyltransferase; this encodes MQDVVIVAAKRSAIGTFGGSLADMPASELGAQVIKDVMHTTGVTPAEVDEVLLGQVLTAGSGQNPARQAAIGGGLPEGVPAMTINKVCGSGLKALHLATQAIRCGDAEVVLAGGQETMSAAPHLLPHSRHGQRMGSWTAVDSMIHDGLWDAFNDYHMGITAENLAEQYGISREAMDAFAAASQQKAIEAIENGRFAGQITPISVPGRKGHVTHFDTDEGPRTLTTEKLAGLRPAFKPDGRVTAGNASGINDGAAVVMLCSAAKAEALGLTPLARIAGYANAAVDPAIMGIGPAPATRRCLDKAGWQINELDLIEANEAFAAQALAVNQELGWDTDRINVNGGAIALGHPIGASGCRILVTLIHEMIARDAHKGLATLCIGGGQGVALAVERD
- a CDS encoding short-chain fatty acid transporter, whose amino-acid sequence is MLNHVSKPFVRLVERYLPDPYIFVLLLTLVAFIAAMVVEGQSPASVVAMWGEGFWDLLTFSMQMLLVLVTGFMLANTPLVKGILDRLASLAHSSGQAIILVTFVALTASWINWGFGLVVGALFAKALARRIQVHYPLLVASAYSGFVVWHAGLAGSIPLTIATEGHFTQEMIGVIGTEQTIFAFFNLAIVALLFLMVPLINRLMLPPKAESIFVDPQLIEEKQEADPVITRPAERLENSRTLAWLVGFSGLAFLFQYFVKGGGLNLNIVNFMFLFLAIVLHQTPHRLLDSLNEAIKGGAGIAIQFPFYAGIMAVMVQSGLAATISSGFASIASGSSLPFWSFISAGLVNLFVPSGGGQWAVQASVMIPAAQELGADIPRVAMAVAWGDAWTNLLQPFWALPVLAIAGLKAKDIMGYCLVLLFITGGIISLGLTFF